The Solanum pennellii chromosome 4, SPENNV200 genomic interval TATGGCTGCCTTGCTATAAAAATAAATGGTAGTTGGTCCTGTCAGTTTTACTTCCAATTCATGAAACAAGTTGTTTACCCACACGATCTCAGCAGTCAAGGTAGCAAAACTCCTATATTCTACTTCAGCAGAACTTCTTGACactgtattttgttttttagaCTTCCAAGATATTAAAGAATCACCAAACTTCAATATAAAACAAGTCACAGACCTTCTAGTATTTGGACATGCagcccaatctgcatcacagAATCATGTAAGTTGAGATTTTGTATTTGCGCTCATCAGCAACCCTTTTCCTGGTTCAACTTTGATGTATCTAATCACCCTCAATGCTGCCTCCCAATGTGACCATTCTGGCTTCTGCATAAACTGACTCAAAGATTGTACTGCAAATGCTATATATGGCCTTGTATTAGTTAAGTACAACAGCTTCCCAACAAGCCTTTGGTATTTGTTAATATATGGAAATAAATCATCAGTAATGACACTGCCTTCATCAAATTCCACACTAGTTAACTTCATGTTGCATTCTAGTGGTGTCACCTCAGAAATCATTTCTAGAGCATACTTCCTTTGATTCATAACTATTCCTTTGttggatctcaaaaattcaattcctaaaaaatatttcaactctCCTAAGTCTTTAATCTTGAAATAACTGTGCAACACATGTTTGGTTTCTTCTATCAAATTGGCATCATTTCCTGTCACCaaaatatcatccacataaaccaAAACAATAACAATTTCATCATCTCTTCTTTTGGTGAATAAAGAATAATCCAAGTGACTTTGTGTATACCCTGAACTGCACAAAGCATTAGTCAATTTTGCATTCCATTGTCTAGAtgcttgtttaagaccataaagAGATTTAACTAATTTGCAAGCCAtgttttcttccttctctcttgaACCTTTTAGGTAATTCCATATATACTTCATCAAACAAATCTCTTTGTAGGAAAGCATTAaatacatccatttgatgaatgaTCCAATACTTAGCAGTAGCCAAAGCCACTATAGCTCTAACAGTCACCATTTGTACCACTGGTGAAAATGTCTCTTGATAATCAATACCTTCAGTTTGGTTGTATCCCTTTGCTACCAACCTAGCCTTGAATCTTTCAATCTTTACATCAGCTTGATACTTGATCTTAAAAACCCATTTACATCCAATTGCAGACTTTCCTGCTGGCAGTTTAACTACTTCCCAAGTACCATTTTCTTCCAATGCTTGTATCTCTAGCTTCATTGCACCACCTTTTATCTTTAATAGCCTCTTCATAACTTCTAGGCTCAGTTTCAATAGAAAACTTGGATAGATATACTGCATAACTAGGAGAAATGTCTTTGTAAGACATGTATTTCCCTAGTGAATAAGGTTGACTAGTATATGAAACCTGTGTAATATAATCTTCATCCATATAGGTGGTTTTAAATTCCTAAGAGATTGTCTTGGTTTTTCAGTAATAATATCAGGTACTGGTACTGAAATATCAACACTGTTCTCTGCACCTTCATTTATCATATATGTGTCTCCAACATCTTCATTGCCTTCATTCCATGCATTATCATTATGCATATTAATCTCAGGAAATGTTTGTTCCTGTGGGATTATTGTTTCCATGTCATTCATCTTGTCATTCAACTCCTTATGGTCATCATCCTGATATGTATCCAATGAAGAGTTAAGAAATAAAGGCAACTGTCTAGTAACCATTTTTTGAAATGGAAATATATCTTCCTTAAATATTACATCCATGTTTACTACAAATCTTTTGCTGATCAAGTTATACATGAGATATCCTTTCGGAGTAGCGGGATAACCCAAAAATACACAAGCATCAGCTCTTGGTGAAAATTCATCTCCTTTAGGCAATCTGGTAACATATCCTAAACATCCAAAAACTCTCAGATGATCAAGTCCTGGCTTGGCATTGTCAAACACCTCATAAGGTGTCTTCCCTTCCAATATTATTGTGGGTAGTCCATTGATTAAATATACAGTTGTAAGGATACATTCACCCCAAAATATTATAGGTATATGACCATTAAACTTGAGTGCTCTAGATACTTCAAGTATATGTCTGTGTTTTCTTTTAGCAACTCCATTCTGTTGTGGAGTATGTGGAGAACTACTTTCATGAATAATCCCATGAGCAATCAAAAAATCATTACATTCTTTGTTAAAGAATTCTCATCCATTATCATACCTTATTCTTTTAATGAGCTTGTTAAATTGATTCTTATCAAGAACACAAAAAGACTGTAAAATATGAAACACATCActtttcaatttcatcaaatataCCCATGTCATTTTGGATTTATCATCAACAATAGTCAAGAAAAATTTGTAACCATTATGTGTTGCCACATGATAAGGTCCCCAAGCATCTAAATGAATCATATCAAAGATACTACTAGTTTTTGAGAAGCTCAAAGGAAAAGATAGTCGAGTCTGCTTTGCAAGTGGACATATAGAACATTTCTTACAGatatcatttgaagttgaagtCAAAGACAATTGTTGCAACACTCTGGCTGATGGATGCCCTAACCTGTTATGCCATAACAAAGTATTGTTCAAATTCTCATTGTTGTGTGTCATCATAATCATCTCATTATTCTTCTCTTCTCCATGTAGTTTTTGACTAGAGAGATAGTATAGTCCATCCACTTCCTTACCAATCCCCTTCACCTTTCCATTGGAGAGGTCCTGAAAAACAACAAACTCAGGAAAGAAATTAACTGAGCAATGTAGTTGTTTTGTTAATTGTGATACTGAGAGTAAATCAAATTTGAATGTAGGAACCACCAAAACAttcttcaacaaatctcctcCTAGTGTTTTATAACTTTCTGAATGTGTAACAGACACAGTTTCTCCATTTGGCAAGTGAACACTTCTATTTAAATGATCCAGAAAGTTGCAAACAGAATGTAATCTATGCGGGTTATGAGTCATATGACAAGTTGCTCCTGAATCAATTATCCAGCCCTTTTTCACAGTAGAATTTACAGAAATTGTTGTATCAATAATTCCAGTTATACCTGCCATATTTTCTGCTATATTGGTTCCTGAAGTTCCCACTTCTTCTTTATCAAGCATATGTAGAATTTTCTGATATTGTCCTTGAGTGAAAGTAGGTTGAGATGCCAGTGCTGAAACCTCTTGTGATCTCACTCCTTGACCTTCTTCTTTTCTGCAGATTGGTGCAAAATCATCTTGTATTATTCCTTGATCAACTCTCACTTGATTTGCCTTCATACCTTGTGTTTGTCCTGTGCCATTTTGATCATAAcctgaattaaaattttcaggTTTCTTCTTAAACTTCCAGTCAGGTGGATAGCCATTCAACTTGAAACAATCAAGTTTAACATGACCCTGCAGCTTGCAATAATCACAGATTTGatcccaattttttttcttcaactctGAAGATCTGATGTTGTTTCTCTGCATGTTTCCTCTTCCTGTATCATTACTCCTCTGGAAATTTCCTCTTCCTGCATAAAGTGCAGTAGGCTCCATCATTTCCCTCCTTGATTGTGTACTTGCAGTCATCCTTTGACTTTCATCTGCCACTATCATAGCATAGGCCTTACTAACATTTGGCAATGGGttcataataaatatttgaCTACGAGCTTGACCAAACACATCATTCAACCCCATCAAAAATGCAAACAACCTTAGATAGGCTTGTTGATCCACGTAAATCCTTGACTTATCACAATTACATGAAGGTGGAGGCACAAAAGCATCAAATTCATCCCATAATAGCctcaattttgtaaaataaccAGAAACAGTCAAATTACCTTGATGTATTGTACAGATCTCTCTATGTAGTTGGTAAATCCTCGATCCATTAACTTTGTCAAATCTCTCCTTGAGATCACTCCATACTGTAGCTGCATCATTAGCATATACAATTCCACTTAGTAATTCCTTAGATACTGTATTCATGATCCAAGCTAACACAAAGCAGCTACACTTCTCCCACTGTTCTTCCAATTCCATCTTATAGTCACTCTTTTTACATGTTCCCAACACAAAAcaaactttactctttgctcGAAGATTGATTAACATAGATCAACTCCATAACGAATAATTCTCCATGCCTGTGAGTTGTACTGTAGTTAACACACATCCAGGAGTATCAGACGGATGTAGATAAAGAGGATGATTCCTCTTCTTCTCAATCGTTTCTAATGTTTCAACATTATTTCTTGCAGATGCATCTCCAATCGATCCCGATTCTCCAGTAGTCATTCTTTTTCCTCTGCTTCCACAAAGGATCTACAATGGCAGAACTTCTTCCTCTGCTTCTACAAAGGATCTACAATGGCGGAAATCTAATTTTTGCAGTTGAATCGAATCTCGATtcaaagctctgataccatattcGAACTAACACAATGAACGtgaaataattaagaaaaattcttATTGATCAAAATCATATCAGAATACATTTACACTAGTATTTATATGCAGCTGAAAATTGTAACTAACTAACTACTTTATTGTAACTAACTAACTACTTTATTGTGCTAACCACtttctaactaactaactaatttacACATGAACTATTAGTAAACAATTAGCTATagtttaattaaataactaaacaaTCAAACAGTAATATTAACCAATTCCAATATTTGGAAGCAGAGGTTGTTTCTCTATTCTCCCTTTTGACCACAATTTCTGGAGCTTTTCACAACAATTAAGAAATTCAAGGGATGGGAATGATTCATAACCTTCACAAAACAATCTGATAATGCTAAGGTTTTTCAAGCTGCTAATGTTGTTTAAGGAGTAAGCTTTGGTAATATCATGCATGATTAATTCTCGAAGATTGACTAAATCAACAGGTTCAACATCTTTCCACTGATCAAAACGAACACCTTTAAGAACTTGAAGACTAGTGAGTTTGTTTAGACGTTTCAGAGGTTTTGAATACAGAAAATCTAAATGTCTTAGATTTATTAGGTCAGCTGTCTCACGGGGTAGTTCACAAGAGAATGTGCCGACATTGACAACAACAAGTGTCTGTGTATTCTTTAGGTTGCCAATGGTAGAGGGAAGATGACAGATACCACTCAATCTTAAGAACTTGAGGTGGTACAAACTTCCTATGGCATCATGTACTATAGACATATCGTTAAAACGCATCTCCAAGTACAACACATACACACTACTAAAGTTTATACGACTCATCTTACGAAAATCTGGATCGAAGAACATAATTGACCTCAATTTCAAGTTAGAAATATCAAGTGAGAGGTACCTTTCTCCTTGACTATGAATGACATGTCTGATACATAAAGCGGATATGGTGTGGCTTCTTGGATCATAAATGTCAAAGAAGTTTACCTCCAATGTCTTCTGTATGGCAAGATGACGGAGTAAATCATGAACCCTACACTCAGTAACTTTTTCCCAAACTGTATCTACCACTTGTATCAAGCTTCGTCTTATCAGCTCATTCAAGAAGCCTTCAGCAGCATCCTccattctttcttcttctcttgGTATGAAACCCTCGGCCATCCACAACCATATTATGTTTTCAGCATCCACCATTTTATCTTCTGGAAAAATACCAAAGTACAGAAAACACTGCTTCAGTGCAGTTGACAAATCATTGTAGCTTAATgatagaatttttgagatttcaatatatttatctTCAATGATGTTCTTCCAAAGGTGATCTTTCACCTTTCGCCATTCGTCTAGCCCTTTTTTATGCGAAAGTAGTCCGCTCAATACAACAATTGCAAGAGGTAAGCCTCTACACTTTTCCACCATAATCTTAGCTAGACTTTCCATTTCTGGAATCATTGCTCGAACATCAAGTAGTTTCCTACAAAAGAGATCCCAACTTTCTTCTTGGCTTAGGAAACGAAGTTTATGGACAAAACCCCTGTCGTCTACTCTTTCAATGACATCCTCTTTGGGCGTGGTGATAATGACTCTGCTGCCATTCTTGCTATCCGGGAATGCTCTTTTCAAACTCTCCCATCCTTCTTTATGTCATACATCATCAACCACTATAAGATATTTGCGTTCTTTTAATAGATCACGAAGTTAAATTTCTAGATCTCCTTCTGTCATCCTTTCCAACAAATTTATAGTTTCTTTGGAGCGACCTTGGATGGATTTTATGATATTCCTAAGAAGATCCATTGTGTTGTATTCTACAGAAACACATATCCAAGCGCGTGTATGGAAACTAGAGACTATACGAGGCTTGATGTAGCGGTTTCTTGCAAGAGTAGTCTTTCCCAATCCGCCCATGCCATAAACGGAGACGACCCTTCTGCGAGGCTTTGCTTTGAGTAGTTCAGCTAGTAATGTTTGTACAACATCCTGAAATCCAATAAATATGTAATCCTGGTCATCCACATATGAGGTAGTTCTCCTCAAAGTTCTAACCTGATTACTTGGCCCTTCTCCtgtattattattgatatttttaatgtCATATGTCTCTCGCTTGCGAGAGATATCCATGATTCGTTGCTTGAGTGATTGAATCTCCTTATTGACGTTGTAGAATTTAGTCTCCTTCCTACAAATGCAAGCGCAAGCCTTGAGACGACTAGCAAATCCGTCATCATCCCCTTTATCAGCCTCAAAGTTATAAGTCTTAAGTATAGCAACAGCATCGTTAGCAATAGAGTTGATCTCAAACACCCATTGTTGAAATCTTTGATCTCCACATTGTTTTAGTTCTGCATCTCTGAGGAAAGGCTGTATGAAAAGTAGCTCATTTCTCAGCCACTCAACTTCCTTTCTCAGATTTGTTCTCAAGGAAACTTGTTGTATGAGGAAATCACCCAATTTTTGAACTGTAAATGACATAAAGGCATCAGCCATCTTCAGgattgttgttctttttttataaaaaaaattgtggaatACAAGTTCGAAAATGGGAGATAGAGATCATACACATTCAGAAGCTGTAGATATAAAGTTAAGACCTCAAATAATGTGTTCAAAGGGTCCACTTATCACTTATGTGATTAaagtttagaaaaaaatgaaacatcaCCATGTGGTTTCTGACAAAGCAATGAAAGTTCCCATTATCAAAAAGCAAAACGATGTACTAAAgctttttgaaattttccacTAAAGCTGAAggtacatttttttgttttttggaaTATCTCACTGCTACTTGATTATCAATATCTAATGCGGTGATTAAATATGATGAGTGATTGTTGTGGTAATGGTGGTTATTGATAATAAATATCTAGTAATTCTGTTTTATTGTTTACCCTAACGCTTTATTCCTCTTTCAAATTACTAACGTGTGATAGCATGTAAAAGACGGGAAACAATACAATCTCGTTATTTAATATAGTTAAAGAAAGAGAAGTGGAAAAGTATTAGTAATTTAGAACACAATATGACTTAAAAAGGCTAAAATCTCCAAGTGCTTGATTAAAAGAGATGAATAAAAAGAATAAGGAATTTGCCTGTTTTCCACTCTAATGGCATGTGTTGTCTCCCTCTTCATATGggattctttttcctttttgtctAGTCTGTTCCATTGATGGATTATTATCTCTTGCTTCTTTGACCTTCAAGCTTTAATGAGTTAGCGATGGCCTCTGGTATAGGTGTTTCGATAGAGGCAAGTACCAATATAATGGTTCACGCAATATGATATGAATGCCATCATATATCATGGACAAACCATGCATCCTAAGCCAACATTCGCTTAGGataaaaagacaaaattatAATTCTGATAggtaatattttattcaaaaacaaatcaataataaaaagataaaaatctaAACGAGTAAACAGACATAAAACATTATTATCAGTAACGATttataattcatcatattgagGCACGTTTTACAGCTAAATGTGGCTCACAGTAACGTTTCtctgaaataattaaaaattaaaattcagtcTCATACATATCTCATTCAACTTTATTAAACTTTCCATGTTTATATATAGGGAAAAgagtcaaaaatacccctcaactttagtttattaattgattttgtcTTTGCCGTtgaattaaacttatttttgcTCCTACCGTTATTAATTTCATCATAAATACCCTTCATTAGACAGAAAACCCCAAATTAACTCAAATTCActcgaatttttaaaaacaacacATATCCCATTTAAAACCCAATGTCCGACCCGTTTAAATCATTATCAAGGGAATTACTATGATTTCTGGACTATGCGTTTTGTTAACATTGGCAGGAAGGAGAGCATATTCTATTCTGCTGTTTAGTCACCATTGTGTATCTAAGCTTCTTTTACTTAATTAAGTATAGGAATGGAACTGTAGGCATTCCTCCATTTTTATTCTTCGATACTCATGTTGATGTGTGCAGAGGAACAAATCGATAACACAACTCATAAGATTCTTCTTGTCCAAGATACAGACTCTACTTTGAAAGCATACTGCAATaaggttcaaaatgttgagTGTTCACTACCCCTAATTAGGACAAAAACATCCAACGATGACCTTTCTGCTAATAAGCAATTCACCAGGTAACCCTTCCCCTTACATTATCAACAAATCAAGAGGCAAAACCGCAGATGCAACCTCACGTTAGCAACCTCTACAGGACAATTAAATTGCTTCAACCTAGAAGTCTTATGATTGATGAAACATATCATCAAGTTTCTAAGCACCCACCGGAAAACTAGATGCTCTGCAATCTCGATCAGTACAGccaacaaaaattgaaatattggAAGCATGTCGGAGTGAGATCTAGCGTCGACGTGTACGACGATGAAGCATGTCGAAGTCGGAGTGAGGTGAGGAAGGCAAGATTGGAGAGAAGATTTGGGTAGAGATTTGGTAGACGAAGAGAATTGGTGATTGTTTAAACTAATTGATAGAGCTTCAATGGACGATTTGGATTAACTTTGAGAGAATGACTAATAGGGGATGGTTTATACGGGTCAGATATCGGGTTTAAAATGAGGAATGAGTCGTTTTTTAATTTGGGTTGATTTGAGTTAATTTGGAGATTTCCGTCAAATGAGGGGTATATATAGTGAAATTAGTAACGGTGAgaataaatttaactttaatttaatggCAAGGGcaaaatcaactaataaactAAAGTTGAGAGGTATTTTTGGCCTTTTCCCCTTATATTTATATACACTAGATTCACGTGCCTTACACGTTTGtcccttattattattaaatttttatatactaaaaagttaagtaattaaaaaaatgcttAAATTAATAATAGTAGTTTAACCATTATCTTTTATTCgctaaataataacaaatataatatgaagaacattaaatagatgatatatctagttatttttttgttatccttctctcattctcttttcttctcattttcaaTAGTGTAATTTCCTTCCTATGATAATATCAATCTTAGTAATTGGTTCTTAAAAagcatattaaaaatttaattctcaAAGTGTTTTACATAAATAGTGGAGAATGACTCTTCATATTGagcttttaattttaaaaaattatgtgtatgaGAAATAATTAACATTCAATAATTAGGCAGAAGAATATCacattatcataaataaaataatatctctatGTCAAAAGTAGACATTCTAGTTTGGAAAATAATTACTACTAACTATTTATGGGTCCAGCTCCAATCAATAATCTATAGATGGGAGTTTGACAATTTTTCAGCTATAgttaaaattttacataaaCAATAAATAGCTTATTATCACTGTAGATAGACGTttgatgcataaaatttataaatgctAAAAGATTTCGTCAATATAGTACATATGCAAACTTATGATAAAAACACTTGGTATATTACAAAACACACTTGAAGCCATTACCATGATTAAtatgtcaattatttttatcattgtaTCACATATACGTCTtctttttaaccttaaaaagtACTGTACACATGatttatgaagagaaaagaataatactccttttttcataacattactctttgaataattaatataaattgagcaatataaacttttcaaaatgaCTTACTCTAGATATATGATCAATTTGAAGATTGAATGTTCCAACAAACATATAATAGACTAATAAGatcaataaattatacatataaacaaaaagtttaaataaaaatacaacctcaaatcacatatatactatataGAATATGATCCATTCTTTATCTCCAATTAGGTGGGCcattttattttagttcatatatatataagatttcTCATTTAGTCATTATTCTCACTACTCattgttttatcgaaaaaaaatattttcgagaaggagtttattttatttttaaggtattttcgacttttaggagtcgccacttaatttttaaggaaaattaagaaaatttgtctctaaacaacttaaacagaaaaaattgttttgaaacattttagggggttcgggattcttattagtgtcttaggaaggtgtaaGGCACCTAAGACACTCCGTTAAACacggttttccggcgattaacctatttgactattttattttattttattttttttgcgaTTTTGAAGTTGAACCTTTATTAGAATTTTACTTGGATAAACTTAcaagttttgaaatatttgtcgTTTATCTTGCCATTTTTGCGAATCTGTTTTGAATTTCTTAAAGTCTTACTTAGATAAATTTACAAATTGAAATACTTATCGCTTTTGAAATTTAGTTTTAGCTTGATAAAATAGAAAGGCGCTTCGAAGGGAGTTTGGAGTTTACTAACTCTAAActacaaattttaaacaaaacgcacaaacaagaaaaaatgagagagagagagggacagagagagagagattcgGGTCCAAactcgggttctgttcgccttgaccgagttttggacccacctgtttttggGTTTTGACCCATTCACCTGTCCTAATCTACACGTACGAGAATAAATGCGAGAAAGAAAAGCGACGggggcttatgcccattacaaatataaatatatatatatatatatatatatatatatatatatatatacaataaatttaataataaaaagaaaatcttccaatctttcttcttctaattccTTCACTTCTTTAAACTAGCTCCACTTCGGGAATCTGTCCGCCTAATTTTGTGGCCTGACTTGATAGAGGAAATTAAGCCTTTATGGCTTTCTCGAAAATGCAAAGAGAGGGAATGCGGAGGTCCACAATGACCTCGAACGTGTTTCACATGCAACAAAATATATCAACGGAATTAATACATATTCCAGCTAacataaataaagataataaaataaacaagacATACTTTGTAGTCACTTAAGCTTAATAGTAAGCATATGTCAGAAGAGAGACAAACAACACGCAACTCTAACATTTTAGCAAGGAACAAATAACGAAACGCCATTGAAAACGTCATACGATTAAATATTAACTAATCATTTGTGCTTCAAACATTTGAACATCCTTCACTTAACTTTAAAAGGGATTTCGCCGCATGAAGCGACACAGatcatttgaaataaaaaactaaggttgttcctaAGTAGGCAGTTTTATCAGGCTAACAAAGTTGGTCACAATGCCATTCAACATCAAGCAAACCAAGCAGGGAGANAGTAGGCAGTTTCATCAGGCTAACAAAGTTGGTCACAATGCCATTCAACATCAAGCAAACCAAGCAGGGAGACGAAATTCGACATGGATAACAAAATCGAAAATGAAACtagattaaaatatgatttgaagCGGAAGGGAACGACTCAACATATGAAGCCACACAATAGAACGACTGTATCAGATTGTGATAACAGAACAGAAGATCCCCAAATTCAGTGCTGCAATAGACCATAAACACAAAGCTCTAAATCACTCAAATAGGCAGCTGCAATTGAACCACAACATAACATATCTTTCCAACTGAACATATACATAACCAAGAAAATATCGCTAAACAGAAGACTACAAATGATTAAACATTGCTAGGAGTTAACAGAAGATACTCATGCCATCAAATTTCTTACTCAATATTATAACTAACTTACAGAAACGACTTGAGAATATATACATACTTCATGCTGAAAATCGACACAATCCGAGTCAAAATCTTCCTAGAAGCGGCTGGAAAACAGTGAGCAAAGAAATAGAGCGACACAACCGTATATGCTCATATTCAAGTATCTCAACATATTTGGACCCAAAACGAAGCAAAACAACCCGTTTATCATACAAGAACTTAAGCCGAATAGTTGGTGTATTGCAGACGATGCAGATAAGAGACCCATTTTTTCTTTAGACCATGTTCGATTCAATTGCAAGATGCGGACAAAGAAGGACCCATTTGACAAACAATGGATCCAAACCCAACGAATATACGTATTACGGTTGCAGCAACACAAGCCATATACACTCAATATTATTCACTATCAGAACGTTTAACAGATTCGATTCCTCAAcgaaaataacacaaaaaaaacagagaaaacCGGCCAGCAGCATCATCCAGAACACAAAGCGGTAAAAGAAATAACCATTCTTGAAGTAGGGAAAGAAACGAAGAAATAGGATGGAGCAGGGGGAGGATTACCTGTTTGGAAGCAGCGAATCGAGACGATACGAGCAGCAACAGCGATGCTTCAACCAACTCGAAACCACACCTCCGCCTCGCACGTTTGAACTAATTCGTCACACCGACTCTCGACGAAATGGTTTCTTCTTGTTCGAACCGCTATGAGAAACTCTCGATTATCCTTTGTATATCACAACAGGTGGAGGTTTCAGCCAGAAGAACAATAGCCAACAGAGAAGACGAAAGGaatatttcaaactcaaaatttccAACCAGAAACTCTTTCAAATAAAATCCTAATCAAAAATCCCAATCCCCAATCGCTAACCCCGTTTTCGGAAGAGGGGTCCCGTTTATATAGAAGGGGAATTTAGGTTTTTTC includes:
- the LOC107018097 gene encoding uncharacterized protein LOC107018097 encodes the protein MLINLRAKSKVCFVLGTCKKSDYKMELEEQWEKCSCFVLAWIMNTVSKELLSGIVYANDAATVWSDLKERFDKVNGSRIYQLHREICTIHQGNLTVSGYFTKLRLLWDEFDAFVPPPSCNCDKSRIYVDQQAYLRLFAFLMGLNDVFGQARSQIFIMNPLPNVSKAYAMIVADESQRMTASTQSRREMMEPTALYAGRGNFQRSNDTGRGNMQRNNIRSSELKKKNWDQICDYCKLQGHVKLDCFKLNGYPPDWKFKKKPENFNSGYDQNGTGQTQGMKANQVRVDQGIIQDDFAPICRKEEGQGVRSQEVSALASQPTFTQGQYQKILHMLDKEEVGTSGTNIAENMAGPLQWKGEGDW